In Leisingera methylohalidivorans DSM 14336, a single genomic region encodes these proteins:
- a CDS encoding ATP-dependent DNA helicase — protein MTALPVQFSDDQATAFDSVTELLRKAGVDLDDGLLQPPRGDAGVMAVIGKAGSGKTLLLAELYKALEQAGVEVVSGDYESRKKGDDRRTLAILAPTNKAASVLRLRGVPATTIHRILYTPVYDPEYERIAEWLAGQGDKPAIEGLTEEALARAAAFYEKNKSIPGALAAAGLRGSDFITGWKRREEPLDIGFVDEASMLDDRQFEDLKEIFPNLVLFGDPAQLAPVNQSGSMVFDTLPEPQRLILNRIHRQEAGNPILDLAHALADPQLGFEDFERMVEDTARRDDRVVWGQRVEVDLMARSPVLVWRNNTRIRLINAFRAVHGAPEDELIAGEPLICDGIELPMKHRKKRLDLEARGLIKGAQVIFLGSGRKPGFSRLHVMGAEDPQVSAASIVKIEKPDEEEPFIPYAARMGATFLHGAAVTIHKAQGSQWDTTQVFAPDIYAAARMGRVEAGQPLWKRLAYVAITRAQERLIWVVRNRLAKPSGPLQVDDLKAVPAAALTLEVQEETPA, from the coding sequence ATGACAGCTCTGCCCGTACAGTTTTCCGACGACCAGGCCACCGCTTTTGACAGCGTGACCGAACTCCTGCGCAAGGCGGGGGTGGATCTTGATGACGGGCTGTTGCAGCCGCCCCGCGGCGACGCCGGGGTGATGGCCGTGATCGGCAAGGCCGGATCAGGCAAGACGCTGCTGCTGGCCGAGCTTTACAAGGCGCTGGAGCAGGCCGGGGTTGAGGTCGTCTCGGGCGATTATGAAAGCCGCAAGAAAGGCGACGACCGCCGCACCCTGGCGATCCTGGCACCGACCAACAAGGCGGCCAGCGTCCTGCGCCTGCGCGGCGTCCCTGCGACAACCATCCACCGCATTCTTTACACGCCGGTCTATGACCCGGAATATGAACGGATCGCCGAATGGCTGGCAGGGCAGGGCGACAAGCCCGCAATCGAAGGGCTGACCGAAGAAGCCCTGGCCCGCGCGGCTGCGTTCTACGAGAAAAACAAGTCGATTCCCGGCGCCCTGGCTGCGGCAGGCCTGCGCGGCTCTGACTTCATCACCGGCTGGAAGCGGCGGGAGGAGCCGCTTGATATCGGTTTTGTCGACGAAGCCTCGATGCTGGACGACCGCCAGTTCGAAGACCTGAAAGAGATCTTTCCAAATCTGGTGCTGTTTGGCGACCCGGCGCAGCTGGCCCCGGTCAACCAGTCGGGGTCAATGGTGTTCGACACCCTGCCGGAGCCGCAGCGCCTGATCCTGAACCGCATTCACCGGCAGGAGGCCGGCAATCCGATCCTGGATCTCGCCCACGCTCTGGCCGATCCGCAGCTGGGGTTTGAGGATTTCGAACGGATGGTCGAAGACACCGCACGGCGCGACGACCGCGTTGTCTGGGGCCAGCGGGTGGAGGTCGATCTGATGGCACGCTCGCCGGTGCTTGTCTGGCGCAACAATACACGGATCCGGCTGATCAACGCCTTCCGCGCCGTGCATGGCGCGCCGGAGGATGAGCTGATCGCCGGCGAGCCGCTGATCTGCGACGGGATCGAACTGCCGATGAAACACCGCAAGAAACGCCTGGATCTCGAGGCCCGCGGGCTGATCAAGGGCGCCCAGGTGATTTTTCTCGGCTCCGGCCGCAAACCCGGATTCTCCCGTCTGCATGTGATGGGGGCGGAAGACCCGCAGGTCTCTGCCGCTTCCATCGTCAAAATCGAAAAGCCGGATGAGGAGGAGCCCTTCATCCCCTACGCCGCCCGCATGGGCGCCACCTTCCTGCACGGTGCGGCGGTGACCATACACAAGGCGCAAGGCTCGCAATGGGACACCACCCAGGTGTTTGCCCCGGATATTTACGCCGCCGCCCGCATGGGCCGGGTCGAGGCGGGCCAGCCGCTGTGGAAGCGGCTGGCCTATGTGGCGATCACCCGGGCGCAGGAGCGGCTGATCTGGGTGGTGCGCAACCGCCTGGCCAAGCCCTCAGGCCCGCTGCAGGTCGATGACCTGAAGGCTGTGCCAGCCGCGGCACTGACACTGGAAGTGCAAGAGGAGACCCCGGCATGA
- a CDS encoding SDR family oxidoreductase has product MSKSILITGASSGIGRAAAQVFLAEGWQVGLLARRADRLTETAQGHANAHVLPADVTDPAAVDHAVNRFAMAAGRLDVLFNNAGIFTPPGTIDEIPLEDWFASVNVNLTGMYLSARAAFRQMRQQTPQGGRIINNGSIAAHVPRPQSAPYAATKAAITGLTKSLSLDGRPFDIACGQIDIGNTRTPMVEDLSQRHADASPGAEPMHTFAVEDAAKSVLHMANLPLEANVQFMTVMATKMPYIGRG; this is encoded by the coding sequence ATGAGCAAATCCATTCTGATCACCGGCGCCAGCTCCGGCATCGGCCGCGCTGCGGCGCAGGTATTCCTGGCCGAAGGCTGGCAGGTGGGGCTGCTGGCCCGCCGCGCGGACAGGCTGACCGAGACGGCGCAGGGCCACGCCAATGCGCATGTGCTGCCCGCGGATGTGACCGACCCGGCAGCGGTGGATCACGCGGTGAACCGTTTTGCCATGGCCGCGGGGCGGCTGGACGTGCTGTTCAACAACGCTGGCATCTTCACACCGCCCGGCACCATTGATGAAATCCCGCTGGAAGACTGGTTTGCATCCGTCAACGTGAACCTCACCGGCATGTATCTGTCCGCCCGCGCCGCCTTCCGGCAGATGCGCCAGCAGACGCCGCAGGGCGGGCGGATCATCAACAACGGCTCCATCGCTGCCCATGTGCCGCGTCCGCAGTCGGCGCCTTACGCGGCGACCAAGGCGGCCATCACCGGTCTCACCAAAAGCCTGTCGCTGGACGGACGGCCCTTTGATATCGCCTGCGGCCAGATCGACATCGGCAACACCCGCACGCCGATGGTCGAAGACTTGAGCCAGCGTCACGCCGACGCCAGCCCCGGTGCCGAGCCGATGCATACATTTGCGGTGGAAGACGCTGCCAAATCAGTGCTGCACATGGCCAATCTGCCGCTGGAAGCAAATGTGCAGTTCATGACAGTGATGGCCACCAAGATGCCCTATATCGGCCGCGGCTGA
- the ccrA gene encoding crotonyl-CoA carboxylase/reductase: MALDTQTDVMSYEAPEKDLYEMGEMPPMGYVPKKMYAWAIRKERHGEPNTAMEQEVVDVPELDSNEVLVLVMAAGVNYNGVWASLGTPISPFDGHKAPYHIAGSDASGIVWAVGSKVTRWKVGDEVVIHCNQDDGDDEECNGGDPMYSPSQRIWGYETPDGSFAQFTNVQAQQLMPRPKHLTWEESACYTLTLATAYRMLFGHEPHDLKPGQNVLVWGASGGLGSYAIQLINTAGANAIGVISDESKRDFVMGLGAKGVLNRKDFNCWGQLPKVNTPEYANWFKEARKFGKAIWDITGKGVNVDMVFEHPGEATFPVSTFVVKKGGMVVICAGTTGYNLTFDVRYMWMHQKRLQGSHFAHLKQAAAANKLMVERRLDPCMSEVFTWNDLPEAHMKMLRNEHLPGNMSVLVQAPKTGLRTLQDVLEAKS, translated from the coding sequence ATGGCATTGGATACCCAGACTGACGTCATGTCGTACGAGGCGCCCGAAAAAGATCTTTATGAGATGGGCGAAATGCCCCCGATGGGTTATGTGCCCAAAAAGATGTACGCATGGGCGATCCGCAAAGAGCGCCACGGCGAACCGAACACTGCGATGGAGCAGGAAGTGGTCGACGTGCCGGAGCTGGACAGCAATGAGGTGCTGGTTCTGGTGATGGCAGCGGGCGTCAACTACAATGGCGTCTGGGCCTCCCTCGGAACGCCGATCTCGCCCTTTGACGGCCACAAGGCGCCTTATCACATCGCCGGTTCCGACGCTTCGGGCATCGTCTGGGCGGTGGGGTCGAAGGTGACGCGCTGGAAGGTCGGCGACGAGGTGGTGATCCACTGCAATCAGGACGACGGCGACGACGAGGAGTGCAACGGCGGCGATCCGATGTACTCGCCCAGCCAGCGGATCTGGGGCTATGAGACACCGGACGGTTCATTCGCCCAGTTCACCAACGTGCAGGCCCAGCAGCTGATGCCGCGCCCCAAGCATCTGACCTGGGAAGAAAGCGCCTGCTACACGCTGACGCTGGCCACCGCCTACCGGATGCTGTTCGGCCACGAGCCGCATGATCTGAAGCCGGGTCAGAACGTGCTGGTCTGGGGCGCTTCGGGCGGCCTGGGGTCTTATGCGATCCAGCTGATCAACACCGCCGGCGCCAACGCCATCGGCGTGATCTCGGATGAAAGCAAACGCGATTTCGTCATGGGCCTGGGTGCTAAGGGCGTGCTGAACCGCAAGGACTTCAACTGCTGGGGCCAGCTGCCCAAGGTGAACACGCCCGAATATGCCAATTGGTTCAAGGAAGCCCGCAAGTTCGGCAAGGCGATCTGGGACATCACCGGCAAAGGCGTGAATGTCGACATGGTGTTCGAACACCCCGGCGAGGCAACCTTCCCGGTCTCCACCTTCGTGGTGAAAAAGGGCGGCATGGTGGTGATCTGCGCAGGCACCACCGGTTATAACCTGACCTTTGACGTCCGTTACATGTGGATGCACCAGAAACGTCTGCAGGGTTCGCATTTTGCGCATCTGAAACAGGCCGCCGCGGCGAACAAGCTGATGGTCGAGCGCCGCCTGGACCCCTGCATGTCCGAGGTCTTTACCTGGAACGACCTGCCCGAGGCGCACATGAAGATGCTGCGCAACGAGCACCTTCCCGGCAATATGTCGGTGCTGGTGCAGGCGCCGAAGACCGGCCTGCGCACCCTTCAGGATGTGCTCGAGGCCAAAAGCTGA
- a CDS encoding acyl-homoserine-lactone synthase has product MLRYIYGHDLHNHACLAHSMFRDRADQFRTRLGWEVQVDRKGEERDQYDQLDPLYVIWEMPDGSHGGSMRFLPTTGPVMVNDVFLDLAGGVPICSPLIWECTRFCLSRNADGNAAGALTLGGVEIMRNFSIAHFAGVFDRRMVRIYRSLGFSPEIIGTQGEGRERVCLGLWEYTPEVYQAVASKAGIAPELSQLWFDRSFGAAGAAAPMALTG; this is encoded by the coding sequence ATGCTTCGTTATATCTACGGCCATGATCTTCACAACCACGCCTGCCTTGCGCACTCGATGTTCCGCGACCGGGCGGATCAATTCCGGACCCGGCTGGGCTGGGAGGTGCAAGTGGACCGCAAGGGGGAGGAGCGCGACCAGTATGATCAGCTGGATCCGCTCTATGTGATCTGGGAAATGCCGGATGGCAGCCATGGCGGCTCCATGCGGTTTCTTCCGACCACTGGCCCGGTGATGGTCAATGACGTCTTTCTTGACCTGGCCGGCGGGGTGCCGATCTGCAGCCCGCTGATCTGGGAATGCACCCGCTTCTGCCTGTCACGCAACGCGGACGGCAATGCGGCGGGGGCGCTGACCCTGGGCGGGGTCGAGATCATGCGCAATTTTTCCATCGCCCATTTCGCCGGTGTCTTCGACCGGCGCATGGTGCGGATCTACCGCAGCCTCGGCTTCAGCCCGGAGATCATCGGCACCCAGGGCGAAGGCCGTGAACGGGTCTGCCTTGGCCTGTGGGAATACACGCCCGAAGTTTATCAGGCTGTAGCGTCCAAGGCCGGGATCGCCCCCGAATTGTCGCAGCTCTGGTTCGACCGTTCCTTCGGGGCCGCGGGTGCGGCAGCGCCCATGGCTCTTACCGGCTGA
- a CDS encoding TIGR02186 family protein — MRKLLMPALTAAALALLPHSAAQAAEEEVVLGLSQDRVAITATFDGSEILVFGAVKRETPIPSDNPLEVIVTVSGPAPAVTVRRKEKKLGIWVNVDSVLVDSAPAFYAVATSAPFRQVLTDTEDLRFRVSIERAIRSVGAAMHIRGAQSFADAVVRIREGNGLYSLRENTVAVDEQTLFRTAIKMPADLTEGEYQTRIFLTRGGEVVSNYETTIHVRKVGLERFLYSMSREQPFLYGLMALAIAIASGWGASAAFSLLRNR; from the coding sequence ATGCGCAAACTGCTTATGCCCGCCCTTACCGCTGCCGCGCTGGCGCTGCTGCCGCATTCCGCGGCCCAGGCAGCCGAGGAAGAGGTCGTTCTGGGCCTCAGCCAGGACCGGGTGGCAATCACCGCCACCTTCGACGGTTCGGAGATCCTGGTTTTCGGCGCGGTGAAACGCGAAACCCCGATTCCGTCAGACAACCCGCTGGAGGTGATTGTCACCGTCTCCGGCCCGGCGCCGGCGGTGACGGTCCGCCGCAAGGAAAAGAAACTGGGCATCTGGGTCAATGTGGACAGTGTCCTGGTGGACTCGGCTCCGGCATTTTACGCCGTGGCCACCAGTGCACCGTTCCGCCAGGTGCTGACAGATACCGAGGACCTTCGGTTCCGGGTCTCCATCGAACGGGCCATCCGTTCGGTCGGCGCGGCAATGCATATCCGCGGCGCCCAGTCCTTTGCCGACGCGGTGGTGCGCATCCGGGAAGGCAACGGGCTTTATTCGCTGCGGGAGAATACAGTTGCCGTGGATGAACAGACCCTGTTCCGCACTGCCATCAAAATGCCGGCCGATCTGACCGAAGGCGAGTATCAGACCCGCATTTTCCTGACCCGCGGCGGCGAGGTTGTCTCCAACTACGAGACCACGATCCACGTGCGCAAAGTGGGGCTGGAACGGTTTCTGTATTCAATGTCCCGCGAGCAGCCGTTTTTGTATGGTTTGATGGCGCTGGCGATTGCTATTGCCTCCGGCTGGGGCGCCTCTGCCGCCTTCAGCCTGCTCAGGAACCGGTAG
- a CDS encoding helix-turn-helix transcriptional regulator — protein MGHKAELNRILEALDATGTLDGLQSIIDQVCGVFGVDHAMYHWVDSAGDHYYFGTYPPAWIERYQEMAYVRVDPVVAGCYQRFHPVDWKRLDWSPKPAREFLKDALEHGVGNQGYSIPIRGPNGQFAVFTVSHNCDDEAWEKLTERYSRDMILMAHYFNRKALEFEPSRSPEQAQPLSPREVDALTLLAIGYSRAQVAKTLAISEHTLRVYIESARFKLGAINTTHAITRAVTLGFIVV, from the coding sequence ATGGGACATAAGGCGGAATTGAACCGGATTCTGGAGGCGCTCGACGCCACCGGAACCCTAGATGGGCTGCAATCGATCATTGATCAGGTTTGCGGCGTGTTCGGGGTCGATCATGCCATGTATCATTGGGTCGACAGCGCCGGCGACCACTACTATTTCGGCACCTATCCGCCGGCCTGGATCGAGCGCTACCAGGAGATGGCCTATGTGCGGGTCGATCCGGTGGTGGCCGGCTGTTATCAGCGTTTCCACCCGGTTGACTGGAAGCGGCTGGACTGGTCGCCGAAACCGGCGCGCGAGTTCCTGAAAGACGCGCTGGAGCATGGGGTCGGCAATCAGGGCTATTCCATTCCGATCCGCGGGCCGAACGGGCAATTTGCGGTGTTTACCGTCAGCCATAATTGCGACGACGAGGCCTGGGAGAAACTCACGGAGCGCTACAGCCGCGATATGATCCTGATGGCGCATTATTTCAACCGCAAGGCGCTTGAATTTGAACCCAGCCGCAGCCCTGAGCAGGCCCAGCCGCTGTCGCCGCGTGAAGTGGACGCGCTGACACTGCTGGCCATCGGCTACAGCCGTGCGCAGGTGGCCAAGACCCTGGCAATCTCCGAGCATACGCTGCGTGTCTATATTGAAAGCGCCCGGTTCAAGCTTGGGGCGATCAATACGACCCACGCCATAACCCGGGCCGTGACACTCGGTTTTATTGTAGTTTAA